A section of the Nitrospirota bacterium genome encodes:
- a CDS encoding PAS domain S-box protein → MSTHIESFPRSFFQLFSKTSGPEVIVSPFLMGGLLLEGEKIGLYNSTFGITIFVLSTILILGILVWKNASALDRMALQRERMEKDRDRFFNLSLDMLCITEGDGYFKQLNPSWQRILGWTTEELLSKPYLGLIHPDDREATINVAKTLYSGSPIITFENRYRTKEGTYRWLQWKTIPDMEKRLFYSSARDVTEQKNSDHAILKLNEELQHNAAQLEGANKELEAFSYSVSHDLRAPLRALDGFSQALLEKESEKLDDRGKDYLRRIRAASQRMAQLIDDMLNLSSVTRIEMVREDVDLSGLARTILKDLQIDQPERQVECRVVSGAMATGDGRLLRQVLVNLLGNAWKFTAKHARAVIEFGMTFENGKPVYFVRDDGAGFDMTYANKLFGAFQRMHRATEFAGTGVGLATVQRIVHRHGGRVWAEAETEKGAVFNFTLS, encoded by the coding sequence ATGTCCACTCATATTGAATCTTTCCCGCGCAGTTTTTTCCAACTCTTTTCAAAAACTTCGGGTCCAGAAGTGATCGTTTCTCCTTTCCTAATGGGAGGACTCCTCCTAGAGGGGGAAAAGATTGGACTTTACAATTCAACTTTTGGAATCACGATTTTTGTACTCTCCACCATTTTAATTCTTGGCATCCTCGTCTGGAAAAACGCCAGCGCGCTGGATCGCATGGCTCTTCAGCGGGAACGGATGGAAAAAGATCGGGACCGTTTCTTTAATCTTTCTCTTGATATGTTATGTATTACTGAGGGCGACGGTTACTTTAAACAATTAAATCCTTCATGGCAAAGAATTCTTGGCTGGACTACTGAAGAACTCCTGTCAAAACCTTACCTTGGTCTGATTCACCCCGACGACCGGGAGGCGACGATCAACGTGGCCAAAACCCTTTATTCCGGAAGTCCCATTATCACTTTTGAAAATCGCTACAGGACCAAAGAGGGGACCTATCGCTGGCTGCAGTGGAAAACGATTCCCGATATGGAAAAAAGACTCTTTTACTCTTCAGCCAGGGATGTGACGGAGCAGAAAAATTCCGATCATGCCATTTTAAAACTCAACGAAGAACTCCAACACAATGCCGCCCAGTTAGAAGGTGCAAACAAGGAACTTGAAGCTTTTTCTTATTCGGTTTCCCACGATCTTCGGGCCCCATTGAGGGCCTTGGACGGATTCAGCCAGGCGCTTCTGGAAAAGGAATCCGAAAAATTGGACGATCGCGGGAAGGACTATCTTCGCCGAATTCGTGCAGCCAGCCAGAGAATGGCTCAACTCATTGATGACATGCTCAACCTCTCCAGTGTAACCAGAATCGAAATGGTGCGGGAAGATGTTGATTTGAGCGGTTTAGCCAGGACAATTCTCAAGGACCTTCAAATTGATCAACCTGAACGCCAGGTAGAATGTCGGGTCGTCTCTGGAGCGATGGCGACGGGAGATGGTCGGCTCCTCCGGCAGGTCCTGGTAAATCTCCTGGGAAATGCCTGGAAGTTTACCGCCAAACATGCCAGGGCCGTTATCGAATTTGGAATGACCTTCGAAAATGGCAAGCCGGTCTATTTTGTCCGGGACGATGGGGCTGGATTTGATATGACGTACGCAAATAAGCTATTTGGGGCCTTCCAAAGAATGCATCGGGCCACCGAATTTGCCGGGACAGGCGTTGGGCTGGCGACGGTTCAAAGAATTGTTCATCGACATGGCGGCAGGGTCTGGGCGGAGGCAGAAACTGAAAAAGGCGCAGTTTTTAATTTCACTCTTTCATAA
- a CDS encoding response regulator, which yields MQDRIILLIEDNPDDEELTRMALEKNSIKNRIVIAHDGVEALDYLFGNGSQSGLDAIHLPDLILLDLKLPKLDGFEVLRRIRMDAKTRLLPVVILTSSKEEQDKVSGYKLGANSYIRKPVDFTQFTEAVRQLGLYWLVLNEALTGRDF from the coding sequence ATGCAGGATCGAATTATTTTGCTGATTGAAGACAATCCCGATGACGAGGAACTGACCCGAATGGCCCTTGAGAAAAACAGCATTAAGAACAGAATCGTCATAGCCCATGACGGAGTCGAAGCGCTTGATTATCTCTTCGGAAACGGATCTCAGTCCGGACTGGATGCAATACACCTTCCGGATCTTATTCTGTTGGACCTCAAGTTGCCCAAATTAGACGGATTTGAAGTTTTGAGGAGAATTCGCATGGATGCCAAGACCCGCCTGCTTCCTGTTGTCATTCTGACTTCCTCAAAAGAGGAGCAGGATAAAGTAAGCGGTTACAAACTTGGGGCCAACAGTTACATCCGAAAGCCGGTCGACTTTACACAATTTACCGAGGCAGTACGGCAATTGGGGCTTTATTGGCTCGTTCTGAATGAAGCCCTGACGGGGAGGGATTTCTGA